In a genomic window of Meriones unguiculatus strain TT.TT164.6M chromosome 8, Bangor_MerUng_6.1, whole genome shotgun sequence:
- the Nfe2 gene encoding transcription factor NF-E2 45 kDa subunit, giving the protein MRPCSPQQNRNRLSQLGDMELTWQEIMSITELQGLNVPSEPSFEAQAPTAYAGPLPPPTYCPCSVHPDAGFSLPPPPYELPAPAAHVPDLPYSYGNMGIPVSKPLTLSGLLNEPLPEPLALLDIGLPVGQQKPQEDPESDSGLSLNYSDAESLELEGAEAGRRRSEYVDLYPGEYPYSLMPNSLAHPNYSLPPTETPLAIESAGPVRAKSAVRGEAGSRDERRALAMKIPFPTDKIVNLPVDDFNELLAQYPLTESQLALVRDIRRRGKNKVAAQNCRKRKLETIVQLERELERLGSEREQLLRARGEADRTLEAMRQQLAELYHDIFQHLRDESGNSYSPEEYVLQQAADGAIFLVPRGTKMEATD; this is encoded by the exons ATGCGCCCGTGCTCCCCTCAGCAGAACAGGAACAGGTTGTCACAGCTGGGAGACATGGAACTGACTTGGCAAGAGATCATGTCCATTACTGAGCTTCAG GGTCTGAACGTTCCAAGTGAGCCATCCTTTGAGGCCCAAGCACCCACCGCCTACGCCGGGCCACTGCCACCTCCAACATACTGCCCCTGCTCCGTTCATCCAGACGCAGGCTTCTCCCTCCCACCGCCGCCGTATGAGCTCCCAGCACCCGCCGCCCACGTCCCAGACCTCCCGTACTCCTATGGCAACATGGGCATACCGGTGTCGAAGCCACTCACCCTTTCAGGCCTGCTCAACGAGCCCCTCCCAGAGCCCTTAGCTCTCTTGGACATTGGGCTGCCGGTGGGACAACAGAAGCCCCAAGAAGACCCGGAATCTGACTCAGGATTATCCCTCAACTACAGTGACGCGGAATCTCTTGAGCTAGAAGGCGCAGAGGCTGGCAGACGGCGGAGCGAGTATGTGGACCTGTACCCGGGGGAGTACCCTTACTCACTGATGCCTAACTCGTTGGCCCACCCCAACTATTCTTTGCCGCCCACTGAGACGCCCCTGGCCATAGAGTCCGCCGGCCCTGTGCGAGCTAAGTCGGCTGTCCGTGGGGAGGCGGGGAGTCGGGACGAGCGGCGGGCCCTGGCCATGAAGATTCCCTTCCCTACGGACAAGATCGTCAACTTGCCGGTAGACGACTTTAATGAGCTGTTGGCACAGTACCCGCTAACAGAGAGCCAACTGGCTCTAGTCCGGGACATCCGCCGGCGGGGCAAGAACAAGGTGGCGGCCCAGAACTGCCGCAAGAGGAAGCTGGAAACCATTGTGCAGCTGGAGCGGGAGCTGGAGCGGCTGGGCAGTGAGAGGGAGCAGCTCCTCAGAGCCCGTGGCGAGGCCGACCGCACTCTGGAGGCCATGCGCCAACAGCTGGCAGAGCTGTACCATGACATTTTCCAGCATCTTCGAGATGAATCTGGCAACAGTTACTCACCAGAGGAGTATGTACTGCAACAGGCTGCTGATGGAGCCATCTTTCTGGTACCCCGTGGAACGAAGATGGAGGCCACAGATTGA